The Balneola sp. MJW-20 genome window below encodes:
- a CDS encoding enoyl-ACP reductase: protein MSEGYGLLKGKKGIIFGALDDRSIAWRIALACKREGADFVLSNAPIALRLGALDALGEETGAPIIPCDVTKDDEIESLMRKTKEELGGVDFILHAIGMSPNVRKKKEYTDINYNWYQQTLDISAVSLHRVLHHAEKMDVLNDGGSVVALSYIGAQRIFSKYSDMNDAKALLESIARNYGSRLAKRGIRVNTVSQAPTKTSAGTGIKGFDGMFTFAEKIAPMGNPSADECADYCITLFSDLTRKVTMQNLYHDGGFVTAGISEEMIDDLAKLYSDED from the coding sequence ATGAGCGAAGGTTACGGATTACTTAAAGGAAAGAAAGGAATTATTTTCGGCGCATTAGATGACCGGAGTATTGCATGGCGTATAGCGCTGGCTTGTAAAAGAGAGGGGGCAGACTTTGTTCTGAGTAATGCTCCGATTGCTCTCCGCCTTGGTGCGCTGGATGCCCTGGGTGAAGAAACAGGAGCTCCGATCATTCCCTGCGATGTAACAAAGGATGATGAGATCGAAAGCCTCATGAGAAAAACAAAAGAGGAGCTGGGTGGAGTAGACTTCATTCTGCATGCGATCGGGATGTCTCCAAACGTGCGTAAGAAGAAAGAGTATACCGACATTAACTATAACTGGTATCAGCAGACCCTGGATATATCTGCGGTATCCCTTCACCGTGTATTGCATCATGCTGAAAAGATGGATGTCCTTAATGATGGTGGTAGCGTGGTAGCCCTGTCTTATATAGGAGCACAGCGTATCTTTTCTAAGTACTCAGATATGAATGATGCTAAAGCACTGCTGGAAAGTATTGCCAGGAACTACGGTAGCAGGCTGGCTAAGCGGGGAATTCGCGTTAATACCGTTTCTCAGGCACCAACCAAGACTTCTGCCGGTACCGGTATCAAGGGTTTTGACGGAATGTTCACTTTTGCAGAAAAGATCGCGCCAATGGGGAACCCATCCGCAGATGAGTGTGCTGATTATTGCATCACCCTTTTCTCTGATCTTACCAGAAAAGTGACCATGCAGAACCTCTACCATGACGGCGGGTTTGTAACAGCGGGTATCTCAGAAGAGATGATCGATGACCTGGCTAAACTATATTCCGATGAAGACTAA